CCGCGTTGCGTACTGAAATTGAGACACGCATGGGCATCAAGGCACTGGATATCTACGGCCTGTCCGAAGTCATCGGGCCGGGCGTTGCGATGGAATCACTGGAACACGCCGACGGCTCTACCCTTTGGGAAGATCATTTCTACCCTGAAGTGATTCATCCTGACCACCTGCATAATCTGGCAGATGGCGAAACGGGCGAACTGGTTCTCACGACGCTGACCAAAGAAGCCATGCCGATAATCCGTTACCGCACCCGCGACCTGACCTGCTTATTGCCGGGTACGGCACGCAACATGCGCCGTATGGACCGGATCACCGGACGTTCCGATGACATGTTGATTATCCGTGGCATCAACCTATTCCCCTCACAGGTAGAAGAACAGATCATGCGCATCAAAGCGCTCTCACCGCACTACCAAATAGAAGTAAACCGTATCGGTAATTATGACCAATTATCCATCAAGGTCGAACTGAAAGATCCCGATCGGTTGAACGAGCAACAACGCAGCGACATCTGCCAGCAGTTGCGCCATAACATTAAATCCATGACAGGACTCAATGCCGAAGTCAGCCTTGTCAACTGCGGAACTATCCCGCGTTCAGAAGGGAAAGCGGTGCGGGTGATTGATAATCGGCCACATGGTTAACTTGAAATTCACCTAAGAAAGCCCCCATTGTCTGAGAGCACGATTAAAATTTTTGCTAAAGAAAATAAAATCGTGCCTTCAAAAATGTCTAATTCAGGAACAATCTTCTTCAACACAGAACGTCACAAATATATATTCTGGAATTCCTATCGGTTCGCAGTGTATTTCTGAGAACAACAACTTATGGTCATTATACCGGCAGATGGCAAAATCGACATTCATCGTGGCGATAAGAAACTGACTACCGAATATTGCTCAGACGGGCGCATCTCTATTTGTGGTGAAACAGAATGACCTCATTCTCTGAACGCACATCACAGCTGTCAGTCTGCAATAAAACCGGATATAAAGCTGCAACTATTTTAACCGCGCAATCCACGGCACCATAAGAATAGCGATAACCGCAATACCGGTAGCCACGTAGCCAATACTGCCCAGACCCCATTGTGTGATTGCTACCCCACCAATGATTGCACCTAACCCCGTCCCTGCATTAGCGGCGGAGACATTCAACGTGCCTGCCAATGCTTGAGCATGTGACGCTGATTTCATCACACGTACCTGACAAATGGGAAATAACGCGGTGTAAGCAATACCCCATAGCGCTAACGATATTCCGAGAAGGAACCAAGAGCTAGCCAGTGGCACACTGAAAATCATTCCTAGACCTAACAGTAACGTGAATATCGCAGTAACTCTTAGTGGATTGCGATCAACAAATCGACCACCGAGCCAATTTCCCATCAAGCCAATAGCACCAAAGCCCATTAACCACCATCCGACATAGGCAGGTTGCACCCCGGCAATGCGTTCTAATGTATCCGCTAAATAAGTGTAAGCGGTGAACATTGCAGTAAAAACAACAACAGATAACGCCACGTTAGCTACAAATCGAGGATCTTTTAGGATACGTGTTTGTTCCTTAATTTTTATCTTCTCCGGTCGTGCAACGGTAGGCATAAAGATAAACATGAGAATTGCCATCAAAAGAGACAGGCCGGCTAACCCCCAGAATGTGCTTCGCCAACCAATGGAATCTGAGGCAAGAGTGCCCAATGGAATACCGAATAGTAGTGCGGCTGAGATGCCTAAGTAAACTTGTGAAACGGCTCGGCCTGCACGTTGTGGGCCGACAATTTGTCCAGCCGTTTCACTCGCTGTCCCCCAAAATACGGGTAACATCAACGCAGGAATAAAACGGGCGATAGCAAGTACCCAAATATTAGGAGCAACTGCGGCCAGAGCATTAGAAACCGCAAAGATCAGCAAGATAACTATAAACAAACGCTTACGTTCGATGTGAGATAATAATGCGGTGAGTACTGGCCCGAACAACATGACTGTAAACGCAAACAGCGTAACGAGTTGTCCAGTGGCTGAAATTGAAACATTTAAATCACGGGACAATGCGGGAAGAAGCCCAACAATGAGATATTCTGTTGTGACAATAATGAAAGCTGCTACTGCAAGGATAACAATAGAAAGACCGCCACGGTTCACTGATTCTGTTGCGACTGATGTTGAATAAGAAGACATTAAAAAAGGCTCCGACTTAATATCAATTGTTGCGCCTAGTTTATTGGAAAAAATAAATCTTATATTTGTTCTTTTTTCATACTATTATGGAATTTAAATCCAGAATAGGAATGACAATATGACTCCTTTTGAACGTTTTAAAGGAATATACCAATCGCCATTGAAGATGCTTGATTTCTTATCCAAACCCGATCATGCTTGCAATCATGAAAATTCATCTGACACCAGAACAAAAACGTGCCCTCGAATTGATGCATGATACCACTCGTGATAGTCGAGTCTGTGATCGCATCAAGGCCGTGCTTTTGGCGTCAGAGGGCTGGACAGCTCAGATGATTGCTCAGGCCTTACGTATTCATGAAACTACGGTAAGCCGTCACCTAAAAGATTTCATCGCGCAGGAAAAACTCACCCCCGAAAATGGCGGTTCTGAAAGCCATCTCTCTGCCAAACAAACCGCCGATCTGGTTGATTATTTGACGGCAAATTTGCTGCATACGACCGCTCAAATTGTGGATTATGTACGAGCTCGTTGGCAGGTGTCTTTCAGCGTGGGAGGCATGACGAAATGGCTTCACCGACAAGGTTTCAGCTACAAAAAGCCAAAGGGCGTTCCTCATAAATTCGATGCGGATAAGCAGCAACAATTTATTGATGACTACCAGTCTCTGAAAGACCGGGCAGGTCAGAATGAACCTATCCTATTTATTGATGCGGTGCATCCTTCGCAGTCCACAAAGCTCAGCTATGGTTGGATGAAAGCGGGGAAAAATCAGGTAAAAGTGGTCGAAACCACCGGCAGGCGTACCCGTCTCAATCTTCTGGGCGCCCTCAATTTACAACGAATTGAAGACACCGTGATCCGTGAAATCCCGAGTATCAATGCCGAAAATAATGGGTATTTTTTCGGGCCCTATAAAAAAACTTACCCACTTTCCCCAAAAAATTATTATATTCCGGGAGGGGGCGGTTTACCACCGGGCAAAAATTGGTGAAAGAGGTGGCATATGTCCTTAATATTGAACTGCATTACCTACCGCCTTACAGCCCAAACCTCAATCCAATAGAGCGATTGTGGAAGTATATGAATGAGCAAGTACGTAACAATGTTTATTTTCCGGATGCGAAGACATTCCGTGAAACCCTTCGTCACTTTTTTCATGTCACTTTGCCAGAAAAAGCGAAAGAACTCACGACTAGACTGACTGACAACTTTCAGATTTTAAAACCTGCATCTTCAAGTTAGATTGGTATACATTGTTATAGCTGGCTTTTTTACTATCAGAAGGTTGCCAAAAGCCGAAGGAGTATCACCACAACTAACTGTTTAATACAAGAAACTCCGCTATAGATTAAACGCCTCTTGCTTGCCCAATTGTTCAGTACGGCTGATCCCCAAACGATTCGCAACCACTTGCCAATCCTTCACCACACCCAACACGTCATCATAAATCTGGGTGGCTTCATCACGAGTTAAGCGAAAGAAGTCGATGACTTCGAATGCCAAACCATAATCAAGTGCATTAGAGGTATCGGTAATGTTAAGGTGCAAGCCTTGTTTACCAGCAATGGGGTTAAGGTCATAAGCCGGTGAAAGCTTCCATCCTTTGTTGGTGAGTAAAAAACCATGATTTCTGAGGTGATCGTCAGTATTGGACACCGCTATATTAAATAGGATCCTACGCCACAGTTGAGCTAGATCGGCTTTGGTTTGCGCGCCATGATTTGTTAAAAACTCGGCTATTTCGAGATAACTCGCCCCTTCGGAATGTTCACCATCGTAATATTGAAGCTGTGTCATCGCAGATGAAAAGTGAATACGCTTGTCGCCAACACGATCAAATCGTTTGGTCAGAAACGTATGATGCTCAGAGGAGAATTTACGTATTTCACTCGGAAACATGTCAATACCAGCAGCCAAGGCTAACTCATAGCACACCATTTCCCAAGCACCAACGTCGAATGTATCATTTTGATTAGGGAATTTGGCGATCCAGAGATGTTTTTCTTTGTCTGTCACACAGGCTTTGGGTCTGGCACCCCCCAATGATGAACCCGGAGAAATAAGCATCTTGAGCCAGCGATAATACTCATCACTGTCAGTGTCATCGTCTTTTTCTATTTGGATGGCAGCATGCTCTAACTCACGTAGCGATGTCATGGGTGGTGCTGCAAATTCCGCATTGTTGTCTAAGAAGTC
This genomic interval from Xenorhabdus doucetiae contains the following:
- a CDS encoding MFS transporter; the encoded protein is MNRGGLSIVILAVAAFIIVTTEYLIVGLLPALSRDLNVSISATGQLVTLFAFTVMLFGPVLTALLSHIERKRLFIVILLIFAVSNALAAVAPNIWVLAIARFIPALMLPVFWGTASETAGQIVGPQRAGRAVSQVYLGISAALLFGIPLGTLASDSIGWRSTFWGLAGLSLLMAILMFIFMPTVARPEKIKIKEQTRILKDPRFVANVALSVVVFTAMFTAYTYLADTLERIAGVQPAYVGWWLMGFGAIGLMGNWLGGRFVDRNPLRVTAIFTLLLGLGMIFSVPLASSWFLLGISLALWGIAYTALFPICQVRVMKSASHAQALAGTLNVSAANAGTGLGAIIGGVAITQWGLGSIGYVATGIAVIAILMVPWIARLK
- a CDS encoding type II toxin-antitoxin system HipA family toxin → MSRPIVKVYASWIPVDPPLLIGQLMFAETHRGGVFSFTYDKHFLKSDYCLQIDPLLTLHGGELYNDSPDKNFRAFLDSCPDRWGRILMQRRAAIEYRKGLCSSARLTELDYLLGVHDSYRMGGIRFKTTESKDFLDNNAEFAAPPMTSLRELEHAAIQIEKDDDTDSDEYYRWLKMLISPGSSLGGARPKACVTDKEKHLWIAKFPNQNDTFDVGAWEMVCYELALAAGIDMFPSEIRKFSSEHHTFLTKRFDRVGDKRIHFSSAMTQLQYYDGEHSEGASYLEIAEFLTNHGAQTKADLAQLWRRILFNIAVSNTDDHLRNHGFLLTNKGWKLSPAYDLNPIAGKQGLHLNITDTSNALDYGLAFEVIDFFRLTRDEATQIYDDVLGVVKDWQVVANRLGISRTEQLGKQEAFNL